Sequence from the Thermococcus nautili genome:
GCCCGTGTCCGATAAGCTTCGGAAGGAGAAACAGGATGAAGACGGCCCCGGAGCTAATCCGCTGGTACCAGAAGATAACCGTCCCGCTCGCCAAAGCTAAGAAGATGAGCGAGGAGGAGCTTGAGGGCAAGATAGTAATCGGCGAGTTCGCGGACAGGGACAGGCCCGGCCTTGTGAGGGAGTATCAGGAGTACATAAAGAGGGCCAAGAAAATGATGGGGTGGGAGCAATGAGGAAGGAGGTACTCTTCAGCGGGTTCGGCGGCCAGGGTGTCATTCTGGCGAGCGTTATCCTTGGAAGGGCCGCCGCTGTCTACGAGAACCTCTACGCGGTCCAGACCCAGAGCTACGGACCGGAGTCGAGGGGCGGTGCGAGCAGGGCCGAAGTGGTTATAAGCGACGAGCCGATTGACTACCCCAAGACACTCCACCCCGACTACGCCGTCTTCTTCTCGCAGGAGGCCTACAGCAAGTACCTCCACACCGTGAAGGAAGGCGCCACTGTAATAGTCGAGAAGGACCTCGTTCCCCACCGCGACGAGGAGTTCGAGAAGAAGCTCAACGTCATCGCTTTGCCCCTGACCGAGATAGCCGAAGAGACAACCGGATTAAGCCTGACGATGAACATTCTAACCCTCGGCATACTCGTCGGCGTGACAGGGATAGTGAGCAGGGAAGCGATAGAGAAGGCCGTCCGCGACGCCGTTCCGCGGGGAACCGAGGAAATAAACGTCAAGGCCCTCAAGAAGGGCTTTGAGATAGCAAAAGAGCTCAAGTCCTGAGCTTGGAGAGCTTCTCCATTATCTCCTTTTCCTTCTCCCTGAGCCTTTCGATTTCCCTCTTGTAGGCAAGGCGCATTCTCTCGATGTGCTCGATTGCCTTGTCCTTCGTTACCTCAACGAGCAGGTCTGCGAAGGAGCGGTATATCTTCCTCTCGGCCTTGGTTGCCGTTATGATTCCCTCGGCGTATTCAAGTTCCTTCATCTTGAGCTCTATCGCCTTCCTGAGCTCCCTAACCTGTCTGAGCTCAAGTTCGAGCTCGTAAGCCTTCACTGCCTCCACGCTCTCACCCCCTAAAAAAGAATGGCCGAGGAGGGGTCACTCCTTCTTGGGGCTCATCTCCTGGAGCTCCTTGAGGAGCTCGTTGACCTTCCTGGTGTCCTCCTCAATCTTCCTCAGCAGGGCCAGGCGGAGGTTCATAAGGGCGTTAATCCTCTTCTCGATGTTCTCTCTGGCCTCATCGATTGTGGCCCCGACGAGGATTCCGGCTCCAACATCCATGATAACGTCGTCGGGGTCTTCAATCTTGCCCTTTATCGCTATGCCGCTCCCGAGCGGGATGTAGATTGCCTTGCCCTTGCCCTTCTCCTTGATGTAGGCGAGGGTAGCGTCAACCGTTCTGAGGTCGGCGATGGTGGCGTCTATCGCTCCAACCTGACTCCTGAGGTACTCGATTTCACCGAGGTAGCTCCTAATCTCGTCCTGAATCCCCTCAAGGGTCCTGACCTTCTTCTCCTCGGCCATTCCCACCACCCCCTTCCCTTTTTCGCTCCCATATTTT
This genomic interval carries:
- a CDS encoding prefoldin subunit, whose translation is MEAVKAYELELELRQVRELRKAIELKMKELEYAEGIITATKAERKIYRSFADLLVEVTKDKAIEHIERMRLAYKREIERLREKEKEIMEKLSKLRT
- the pfdA gene encoding prefoldin subunit alpha, translating into MAEEKKVRTLEGIQDEIRSYLGEIEYLRSQVGAIDATIADLRTVDATLAYIKEKGKGKAIYIPLGSGIAIKGKIEDPDDVIMDVGAGILVGATIDEARENIEKRINALMNLRLALLRKIEEDTRKVNELLKELQEMSPKKE
- a CDS encoding 2-oxoacid:ferredoxin oxidoreductase subunit gamma, which codes for MRKEVLFSGFGGQGVILASVILGRAAAVYENLYAVQTQSYGPESRGGASRAEVVISDEPIDYPKTLHPDYAVFFSQEAYSKYLHTVKEGATVIVEKDLVPHRDEEFEKKLNVIALPLTEIAEETTGLSLTMNILTLGILVGVTGIVSREAIEKAVRDAVPRGTEEINVKALKKGFEIAKELKS